One Burkholderia cepacia genomic window carries:
- a CDS encoding IS4 family transposase has translation MAIENDTADWASEEFAQAKLGDAGLSQHLVALARQLAASPHTSLPQALSPAELKAGYRFFDNDLVDTDGVLAPHIAQTLRRMEQIPVVLAIQDTTEFNLTHLHATDGLGPCTGGNERGFLMHSLLAVSPEGLSLGVLGMKTWVRTAAAMGSAAQRKSRPIHEKESVKWLEGLAHLSALKARCAHTQLIGIGDRERDVYELFAAQRPEGVHWLVRAAWNRRARDPQGNLWQVVLDTPAAGHMELLVGGYLNRHNDPPPGATVIWRGFLVLQEITEMFRIFNSGP, from the coding sequence TTGGCGATTGAGAACGACACGGCCGATTGGGCGAGTGAGGAGTTCGCGCAGGCGAAACTTGGCGATGCGGGCCTGTCGCAGCACCTGGTGGCCTTGGCTCGTCAACTTGCTGCAAGTCCGCACACGTCGCTGCCCCAAGCGCTGTCGCCCGCTGAACTGAAGGCGGGCTATCGATTCTTCGACAACGACTTGGTCGACACTGATGGTGTGCTGGCGCCGCATATCGCACAAACGCTGCGCCGCATGGAGCAGATTCCGGTAGTGCTGGCCATACAGGACACCACCGAATTCAACCTGACGCATCTGCATGCCACTGACGGCCTGGGTCCCTGTACCGGGGGCAATGAGCGTGGTTTCCTGATGCACAGCCTGCTGGCGGTCAGTCCGGAGGGCTTGTCCTTGGGCGTGCTCGGCATGAAGACATGGGTGCGCACTGCAGCAGCCATGGGCAGTGCCGCGCAGCGCAAGTCCCGCCCCATCCACGAGAAGGAAAGCGTCAAGTGGCTCGAGGGGCTTGCGCATCTGTCGGCCCTGAAGGCGCGATGTGCACACACGCAACTCATTGGCATCGGCGATCGTGAACGCGATGTCTATGAACTGTTCGCCGCACAACGACCAGAGGGCGTGCACTGGCTGGTGCGCGCGGCATGGAACCGCCGCGCCCGCGATCCCCAAGGCAATCTTTGGCAAGTCGTGCTCGATACCCCAGCAGCCGGTCACATGGAACTGCTGGTGGGCGGCTACCTCAATCGTCACAATGATCCTCCGCCCGGCGCAACTGTCATCTGGAGAGGCTTCCTCGTCCTGCAAGAAATCACCGAGATGTTTCGCATCTTTAATTCAGGTCCGTAA
- a CDS encoding class I adenylate-forming enzyme family protein, producing the protein MDKSSTGTPWRSLAEVLAGHRNRHPAKIAIVDVEREQHISFAELAGVVDGIALQLKKFGVSERVRVALLIDDGIETVLMWLALWRLGAIVCPFDTSQLGAVATQVAFNALNPALVLYGASIMAADLPAGIRASARYGRWGSCSKPSQQAETIHLSALPSNTTLAMPNTKPDDIAAACCTSGSAGAAKIVLHDHASYWLNGLDSAYLLELSESDRILEYRSLSWYSPQILSLMPFLQSGATLHLARQFSRSRFPAWIANHKITISAGVPTVLNMLLNGPIEELRACASSLRLMTCSSAPLSRSTWLRFEQETAIAVLNMYGSTEAGWICGNRLCNRKIGTVGLPVPYTAFDVVDFEGQSCPAGMAGQVVLEGPKLAAGILEIDGSIRAVRGRRLYSRDLAQRDEDGFVQLLGRMDDLVIRGGIKVAPSEIEDALLAHGDVVEAAAVGVPDPIYGQDIVCYVVLREDASTKPDMLRAYLATRLPKEKRPANIWSIEALPRSSRGKLRRDALLARWHRVVLRRQ; encoded by the coding sequence ATGGACAAGTCAAGCACTGGAACACCATGGCGCTCCCTGGCCGAAGTGCTAGCCGGGCATCGCAATCGGCACCCCGCCAAGATTGCTATCGTAGACGTCGAGCGTGAGCAGCACATCAGCTTCGCTGAGCTTGCAGGTGTGGTGGATGGCATAGCGCTTCAGCTGAAGAAATTCGGCGTATCTGAGCGTGTCCGAGTTGCCCTACTGATTGATGACGGCATTGAGACCGTACTGATGTGGCTTGCATTGTGGCGCCTTGGCGCCATCGTGTGCCCCTTCGACACCTCTCAACTTGGAGCCGTCGCAACGCAAGTCGCATTCAATGCGTTGAACCCGGCACTTGTACTCTACGGTGCCAGCATCATGGCGGCTGATTTGCCAGCGGGTATTCGCGCAAGCGCTCGATATGGCCGCTGGGGAAGCTGCTCGAAACCATCGCAGCAGGCAGAAACAATCCATCTTTCGGCATTGCCTTCAAATACCACCCTGGCCATGCCAAACACAAAGCCGGACGACATTGCCGCGGCGTGCTGCACCTCCGGTAGCGCGGGAGCGGCAAAGATTGTCTTGCACGATCACGCATCGTACTGGCTCAACGGCCTGGATAGCGCTTACCTACTGGAACTTAGCGAAAGCGATCGCATTCTCGAATACCGCTCACTCAGTTGGTATTCGCCCCAGATTCTTTCGCTGATGCCCTTTCTCCAAAGCGGCGCAACCCTGCATCTTGCACGTCAATTTTCACGCAGTCGATTTCCTGCCTGGATAGCGAACCACAAAATCACGATCTCCGCCGGTGTACCTACCGTTCTCAACATGCTGCTGAACGGCCCAATCGAGGAGCTACGGGCTTGTGCGTCGAGCCTGCGTCTAATGACCTGCAGTTCTGCACCATTGTCACGCAGCACTTGGCTACGCTTCGAGCAGGAAACCGCTATCGCAGTTCTCAACATGTATGGCTCAACAGAAGCCGGCTGGATCTGCGGCAATCGCCTATGCAATCGCAAGATCGGGACCGTGGGTCTGCCCGTTCCATATACGGCTTTCGACGTCGTGGATTTCGAGGGCCAATCATGCCCCGCTGGAATGGCAGGACAAGTTGTATTGGAAGGCCCAAAGTTGGCCGCTGGAATACTTGAAATCGACGGTTCAATACGTGCCGTCCGCGGGCGACGGCTCTACTCCCGTGATCTCGCACAACGCGATGAAGATGGTTTCGTACAACTGCTGGGGCGCATGGACGACCTGGTGATACGAGGAGGCATCAAAGTCGCACCAAGTGAAATTGAAGATGCCCTGTTGGCGCATGGTGACGTTGTAGAAGCCGCTGCCGTGGGTGTCCCTGATCCGATCTATGGACAGGACATCGTTTGCTATGTTGTCCTACGCGAAGATGCTAGCACTAAGCCGGACATGCTACGAGCCTACTTGGCAACCAGACTGCCGAAAGAAAAGCGCCCCGCCAATATCTGGTCAATCGAGGCACTTCCTCGCTCCTCCCGGGGCAAGCTGCGGCGGGACGCGCTCCTTGCTCGATGGCATCGAGTAGTTCTACGTCGTCAATAG
- a CDS encoding LysR substrate-binding domain-containing protein produces the protein MPTPQLHTMRPFIPSLQSLIAFESAARHLSFTKAARELDITQTAISHQVKTLEDRLDTKLFVRQRNMLTLTPAAVEYLRSVNEAISMLAIASENTRKKKANTVLTIACLPTYAVKCLIPKLPDFQRKHPDIALHLSTSSNFDDFESNNYDVAIRYGAGRWGGMRADLIQGEEFFPVCSPRLLEEIGSHGSIEDKLARFVRIRTYFYSLYQDDWPAWLDAAGYSEVNFAGEAVFQLQLTSLTAAIEGSGLAIGRTPLVDRDLVQGTLVQPFGPRVSSGSSYYITSTMAKAKVGKVELFREWALTQLTHVDTQPIPHKLTAVNDS, from the coding sequence ATGCCAACGCCGCAATTGCACACCATGAGACCGTTTATCCCTTCCCTTCAGAGTCTGATCGCCTTCGAGTCGGCGGCTCGTCACTTGAGCTTCACGAAGGCTGCTCGAGAACTCGACATCACCCAAACCGCGATCAGCCATCAGGTGAAAACGCTCGAAGATCGGCTCGACACGAAGCTGTTCGTCCGCCAGCGGAACATGCTGACGCTTACGCCTGCGGCGGTGGAATACCTGCGATCAGTCAATGAGGCGATCAGCATGCTCGCCATTGCCAGCGAGAACACGCGCAAAAAAAAGGCCAATACAGTGCTCACGATCGCGTGCTTGCCGACCTATGCCGTCAAATGTCTGATTCCAAAGCTCCCCGACTTCCAGCGCAAACATCCAGACATCGCGCTTCACTTGTCGACGAGCTCAAACTTCGACGACTTCGAAAGCAACAACTACGATGTAGCCATCAGATATGGGGCGGGAAGATGGGGAGGCATGCGCGCCGACCTCATCCAGGGCGAAGAATTCTTCCCGGTTTGCTCCCCTCGCCTGCTTGAAGAGATCGGTTCCCATGGGAGCATTGAAGACAAGCTAGCCCGGTTTGTGAGGATCCGGACTTATTTCTACTCCCTATACCAGGACGACTGGCCGGCATGGCTCGATGCCGCGGGCTACAGTGAAGTAAACTTCGCTGGCGAAGCCGTTTTCCAACTCCAGCTGACCTCACTCACTGCGGCGATCGAGGGCAGTGGCCTTGCGATTGGACGTACTCCGCTAGTCGACCGCGACCTCGTTCAGGGTACTCTCGTCCAGCCCTTTGGTCCGCGTGTCTCGTCTGGTTCCAGCTACTACATTACGTCAACGATGGCCAAAGCGAAGGTCGGGAAGGTCGAGCTTTTTAGGGAATGGGCACTGACACAGCTGACACACGTGGATACTCAGCCCATCCCTCACAAGCTCACTGCTGTTAACGACTCTTGA
- a CDS encoding PaaI family thioesterase: protein MLNRQRVLQGGVISTLLDVACGYSGLYNLASHEPVHGRTVSLALNFLNSGTSGTVIAKGFLEQRGRSLYFARGEAWLDHRVLLATAQGSFKVTRQQ from the coding sequence ATGCTCAATAGACAGCGGGTTCTTCAGGGCGGGGTCATCTCCACGCTTCTGGACGTCGCGTGCGGGTACTCCGGGTTGTATAACCTTGCGTCGCACGAACCCGTTCATGGGCGCACAGTGTCCTTGGCACTGAACTTCCTCAACAGTGGGACAAGCGGTACGGTCATCGCTAAAGGTTTTCTCGAACAACGAGGCCGGTCGCTATATTTCGCGCGCGGGGAGGCTTGGTTGGATCACCGAGTCCTTCTGGCGACAGCGCAAGGTAGTTTCAAAGTGACTAGACAGCAGTGA
- a CDS encoding aldehyde dehydrogenase has product MAITSSANPLTTFERVNMYIGGAWVESSSGKVLESIDPYRQKVWAVVPDASEDDVKSAVTAARDAFDNGPWRRTTPQQRAALMRKLGDLIARDAERMARIESSDNGKLYREMLGQWRYLPEWLYYFAGLATQACGELLPSDRPNYLAFTRKEPVGVVAAITPWNSPCLLMMFKLAPALAAGCTFIVKPSEHTPVSTLKFAELMEEAGFPPGVFNVVTGGPDVGRWLVSDARLDKITFTGSDGVGKAIARAGAENLARVSLELGGKSPQLVFDDCDVEAVANGVISGVFAATGQTCMAGSRLIVHRSIHDEVVERVISRIRELRLGDPMDLATEMGPAATEPQFHKVLSMVKVAEAEGATLAYGGRQAPEGGFFVLPTVLTGVRNSMSIARDEVFGPVLSVLTFDSEDEAVSIANDTRYGLAAGVWTLNVQRAHRVASKLRAGTVWINAYRVTAPFAPFGGFKHSGIGRENGHDGMAEFLETKTVWVELSGDLRDPFTMG; this is encoded by the coding sequence ATGGCAATCACGTCTTCCGCAAATCCGTTAACAACGTTCGAACGCGTTAACATGTACATTGGTGGGGCTTGGGTCGAGTCCTCAAGTGGCAAGGTGCTCGAGAGCATCGATCCGTATCGTCAAAAGGTGTGGGCGGTCGTGCCGGACGCATCGGAGGACGATGTCAAGTCGGCGGTAACCGCGGCTCGGGATGCGTTTGATAACGGCCCCTGGCGGCGTACTACGCCGCAGCAACGTGCCGCCTTGATGCGTAAGCTTGGTGATTTGATTGCCCGCGATGCTGAACGAATGGCGCGAATCGAGTCCTCGGACAACGGCAAGTTGTATCGAGAGATGCTCGGCCAGTGGCGATACCTGCCCGAGTGGCTGTACTACTTTGCCGGCCTTGCTACGCAAGCTTGTGGGGAGCTCCTGCCCAGCGACCGACCGAACTACTTGGCCTTTACCCGTAAAGAGCCGGTTGGTGTGGTGGCAGCAATTACGCCATGGAATTCACCGTGCCTGCTGATGATGTTCAAGCTCGCGCCTGCGCTTGCAGCGGGCTGCACCTTCATCGTCAAGCCTTCGGAACACACACCGGTTTCCACCTTGAAGTTTGCCGAACTGATGGAAGAGGCGGGATTCCCACCTGGCGTCTTCAATGTTGTCACCGGGGGACCGGACGTGGGCCGGTGGCTGGTGTCCGATGCCCGCCTGGACAAGATCACGTTTACTGGGTCGGATGGCGTTGGCAAAGCCATTGCCCGTGCGGGAGCAGAAAACCTCGCGCGCGTTTCGCTTGAACTCGGTGGAAAGTCACCGCAACTCGTCTTCGACGATTGCGATGTCGAGGCGGTTGCAAATGGTGTCATTTCGGGCGTGTTCGCGGCGACCGGGCAGACCTGCATGGCCGGTTCCCGCTTGATTGTGCATCGATCTATTCACGACGAAGTTGTTGAGCGTGTCATCAGCCGAATCAGGGAGCTCAGGCTTGGTGATCCCATGGATCTGGCGACGGAAATGGGGCCCGCAGCGACAGAGCCACAGTTCCACAAGGTTCTTTCAATGGTCAAGGTGGCCGAAGCGGAGGGGGCAACGCTTGCGTATGGCGGCAGGCAGGCTCCGGAGGGCGGCTTTTTTGTCCTGCCCACGGTGCTGACCGGTGTCCGGAACTCCATGAGCATTGCCCGGGATGAAGTGTTTGGGCCGGTGTTGTCAGTCCTGACCTTTGACAGTGAGGATGAGGCTGTCAGCATCGCCAACGACACTCGATATGGCCTGGCCGCGGGCGTTTGGACACTGAACGTGCAGCGGGCGCATCGCGTCGCCTCGAAATTGCGCGCCGGCACGGTCTGGATCAATGCGTACCGGGTGACCGCACCCTTTGCGCCTTTCGGTGGTTTCAAACACAGCGGTATCGGGCGTGAAAACGGCCACGACGGCATGGCTGAATTTCTTGAGACAAAGACTGTCTGGGTCGAGCTGAGCGGGGATTTGCGCGACCCGTTCACCATGGGCTAG
- a CDS encoding ABC transporter substrate-binding protein codes for MKRMELFAVMMAVATFGVATAYPVRAQVPTTPVKIGFATDMSGLYSDIDGAGGVEAVKMAISDFGGQVAGKKIELLAFDHQNKPDVASTRSRELIDVQKVNLLLGGVNSAVGLAMSKIAAEKKVVYISVGAGTARLTNEECTPYTINYALDTIAQARVAGKAVTNQGGKTWFFLVADYAFGHSLEKDTSEVVRSNGGKVIGSVRHPVSASDFSSYLMQAQGSRAQVLALADAGSDLHNAIKTATEFGINKSMRMTALMQFISDTHAMGLGVTQGMYLSDAWYWDLNDQTRAWSKRFFEKTKKMPTVLQAGAYSATLHYLNAVKSVGATDADKVMAKMKESKVNDIFAKNGYIRSDGRMVHDYYLMEVKKPSESKYPWDYYKVVKTVPGEQAFNTKAESKCSLWK; via the coding sequence ATGAAGAGAATGGAACTCTTTGCCGTAATGATGGCTGTGGCGACGTTTGGTGTGGCCACTGCGTACCCGGTTCGGGCACAGGTGCCCACAACTCCCGTGAAGATTGGATTCGCGACGGATATGAGCGGACTCTATTCCGATATCGATGGTGCAGGCGGGGTGGAGGCAGTGAAGATGGCGATTTCCGACTTTGGCGGGCAAGTCGCGGGCAAGAAGATCGAACTGCTTGCGTTCGATCATCAAAACAAGCCGGACGTTGCCTCCACAAGGTCAAGAGAGCTGATTGATGTTCAGAAGGTCAATCTGCTGCTGGGCGGCGTGAACTCTGCCGTTGGCCTTGCAATGTCGAAGATCGCGGCCGAGAAGAAGGTGGTCTATATCTCGGTCGGTGCCGGTACGGCACGGCTGACTAACGAGGAATGTACGCCGTACACCATCAACTATGCGCTTGACACCATTGCGCAAGCTCGCGTGGCGGGAAAGGCAGTCACGAATCAAGGCGGGAAAACCTGGTTCTTCTTGGTTGCCGACTACGCCTTTGGACATTCGCTTGAGAAAGACACCTCCGAAGTAGTGAGGAGCAACGGTGGCAAGGTAATCGGTTCGGTGCGTCACCCTGTTTCGGCTTCAGACTTTTCGTCCTACCTGATGCAGGCGCAAGGTTCCCGGGCGCAAGTGCTCGCATTGGCCGATGCCGGCAGCGATTTGCACAACGCGATCAAGACCGCAACCGAGTTCGGCATCAATAAGAGCATGCGGATGACGGCGCTCATGCAATTCATTTCCGACACGCACGCCATGGGGCTCGGTGTGACCCAAGGCATGTACTTGTCGGATGCCTGGTACTGGGATCTAAACGACCAGACGCGTGCATGGTCAAAGCGGTTCTTCGAAAAAACAAAAAAAATGCCGACCGTGCTTCAGGCGGGCGCCTACTCCGCTACGTTGCATTATCTGAATGCGGTGAAAAGCGTTGGTGCGACGGACGCGGACAAGGTGATGGCAAAGATGAAGGAATCGAAGGTTAACGACATTTTCGCAAAAAACGGTTACATCCGGTCGGATGGGCGCATGGTGCATGACTATTACCTAATGGAGGTGAAGAAGCCGTCGGAATCCAAGTATCCATGGGACTACTACAAGGTGGTGAAAACGGTGCCAGGGGAGCAAGCATTCAACACGAAGGCGGAGTCAAAATGTTCTCTCTGGAAATGA
- a CDS encoding MFS transporter, with protein sequence MELSHHPVGAADHSHSAGLSRAQWKMILIASLGGSLEFYDFIVYGFFAHYIAAQFFPNASSLISMLAAFSVLAIGYFIRPLGGIVLSSWGDRYGRRPVFLGSIIVVTSATICLGLLPNYQSWGVTASILLILLRMLQGFCVGGEMPGAITYAVEAAPHRAGLAAGIIICAVNVGVLLATFVNLGIQSYLSSADAAAYGWRIAFLFGGFCGLLSYWMRRNLDESPEFKEMHGAVVKRPFRETLRHHGKAVVAGALTIAVMAGVNGILYGHMPAYLVQQLHYSPRTAAIAQNAYLVVSSFGLLAAGWLGDKVARRYLLRTSAALLIVLSYPFYLALVNHTVNPVVLFVLAAVVFSLASGTWPSVLADQFPVQVRFSGIALAYNISVVVFSGFAPLLATMLVRETGALTTPAYYVIGACAAALLASFALPKASLLPSSVHREAE encoded by the coding sequence ATGGAGCTATCTCATCACCCGGTTGGCGCCGCTGACCATTCACACTCTGCCGGCTTATCGCGGGCGCAGTGGAAGATGATTCTCATCGCGAGCCTTGGCGGGTCGCTGGAATTTTACGACTTCATCGTATACGGTTTCTTCGCCCATTACATCGCGGCCCAGTTCTTCCCGAACGCCTCGTCGTTGATCAGCATGCTGGCCGCGTTCTCGGTGCTAGCGATCGGCTATTTCATCCGACCGCTTGGTGGTATCGTCCTCAGTAGCTGGGGGGATCGTTACGGCCGTCGTCCGGTCTTCCTGGGCTCCATCATCGTGGTCACCTCGGCTACGATCTGTCTGGGCTTGCTGCCCAATTACCAGAGCTGGGGCGTCACGGCTTCAATCCTGCTCATCTTGTTGCGCATGCTGCAAGGCTTCTGCGTCGGCGGTGAAATGCCGGGCGCAATTACTTATGCGGTGGAAGCGGCGCCACATCGTGCAGGATTGGCCGCAGGCATAATCATCTGTGCAGTCAACGTGGGCGTCTTGCTTGCGACGTTCGTTAATCTCGGCATCCAGAGCTACCTCTCCAGCGCTGACGCGGCGGCCTATGGCTGGCGGATCGCGTTCCTGTTCGGCGGCTTCTGTGGACTGTTGTCCTACTGGATGCGTCGCAATCTGGACGAGTCCCCCGAGTTCAAGGAGATGCATGGTGCGGTCGTCAAGCGACCATTTCGCGAGACGCTGCGACATCATGGCAAAGCTGTCGTCGCGGGAGCGCTCACGATCGCAGTGATGGCTGGCGTCAACGGCATCCTCTACGGTCACATGCCGGCCTATCTGGTCCAACAGCTGCACTATTCGCCACGCACGGCGGCGATCGCCCAGAATGCCTATCTGGTTGTCAGTTCCTTCGGGCTGCTCGCTGCGGGCTGGCTGGGGGACAAGGTCGCGCGCCGATACCTGTTGCGAACGTCAGCGGCGCTGCTGATTGTGCTGAGCTACCCGTTTTACTTGGCGCTTGTGAATCACACCGTCAATCCGGTCGTTCTATTCGTCCTTGCGGCGGTGGTCTTTTCACTGGCAAGCGGTACGTGGCCCTCTGTCCTCGCCGATCAGTTCCCGGTCCAGGTCCGGTTCAGTGGCATCGCCCTGGCGTATAACATCTCGGTGGTCGTGTTCAGCGGTTTTGCACCGTTGCTCGCCACCATGCTGGTTCGTGAGACAGGGGCCTTGACCACACCCGCTTACTACGTCATCGGTGCATGCGCAGCCGCCTTGCTCGCGAGCTTTGCCTTGCCAAAGGCAAGTCTGCTGCCGAGCTCAGTTCACCGGGAAGCCGAATGA
- a CDS encoding bifunctional 3-(3-hydroxy-phenyl)propionate/3-hydroxycinnamic acid hydroxylase produces the protein MSDKTISMHACDYDVAIIGLGPTGATLANLLAIEGVRVLVLERDKDIFALPRAVHFDGECMRVFQSIGLADTLLPKLFVGPGMKFVNAAGQLLIDWARPTCIGPQGWCASYKFHQPDLENALRDRLAAQANVDVRLRHEVFVLDETDDCVQLRFEDTSCGKLGRATARYVVGCDGARSIARRFMGTELTDLKSHERWVVVDVLLDTPRPDLGDFSIQYCDPARPTTYTRGPGNRRRWEIMVMPDDDATQLASPEWLWDKLARWISPANARLERSAIYTFHSVVANGWRRGRLLLAGDAAHQTPPFMGQGMAAGIRDASNLAWKLGTVIRGTSPDGLIDTYESERSPHVREFIETAVQLGSVIQTTSPEAANNRDSEMSAAIRNFVTPQPKLGPGACLDASSSAVVGQIAPQPRLADGRLMDDVVGYRFALVVLPEFLAGRDDIADRAERAGVQIVSDGDAVNAWLVVTGAAAVLIRPDRYVYGVAHDIASLNSLLEHAFPALQTACA, from the coding sequence ATGTCAGATAAAACCATTTCGATGCACGCATGCGACTACGATGTCGCCATCATCGGCCTCGGTCCGACCGGTGCGACGCTGGCCAACTTGCTGGCGATCGAAGGCGTGCGGGTACTCGTGCTGGAGCGAGACAAGGACATTTTTGCGCTGCCCCGCGCGGTGCATTTTGACGGCGAATGCATGCGGGTGTTTCAGAGCATTGGGCTCGCAGACACACTGCTTCCCAAACTGTTTGTCGGTCCCGGCATGAAATTCGTGAATGCCGCGGGCCAGCTTCTCATCGACTGGGCACGCCCCACGTGCATTGGCCCGCAGGGCTGGTGCGCAAGTTACAAGTTTCATCAACCGGACCTCGAAAACGCGTTGCGCGATCGCTTGGCTGCTCAGGCAAACGTAGACGTACGGCTGCGTCACGAAGTGTTTGTGCTTGACGAAACGGACGATTGCGTCCAACTGCGCTTTGAAGACACCAGTTGCGGCAAGCTCGGGCGTGCGACGGCCCGCTACGTAGTCGGCTGCGATGGCGCGCGCTCGATTGCGCGTCGGTTCATGGGTACCGAACTCACCGATCTGAAATCGCATGAACGTTGGGTCGTGGTCGATGTCTTGCTCGACACCCCGCGACCCGATCTCGGAGATTTCTCCATTCAGTATTGCGATCCGGCGCGCCCGACGACCTATACCCGTGGTCCGGGAAATCGCCGCCGCTGGGAAATCATGGTCATGCCGGACGACGATGCGACGCAACTCGCGTCTCCCGAATGGCTGTGGGATAAGCTCGCCCGCTGGATTTCCCCGGCCAACGCCCGACTTGAGCGTTCCGCGATTTATACCTTCCACTCGGTCGTGGCGAACGGCTGGCGCCGCGGACGACTGCTGCTTGCTGGCGATGCCGCGCATCAGACACCGCCCTTCATGGGACAGGGGATGGCGGCCGGCATCCGCGACGCGTCGAATCTTGCATGGAAGCTCGGCACCGTCATTCGCGGCACTTCGCCCGACGGTCTGATTGATACCTACGAATCGGAGCGTTCGCCTCATGTGCGCGAGTTTATCGAAACCGCGGTGCAACTTGGTTCGGTCATTCAGACGACCAGTCCTGAGGCCGCGAACAACCGCGATAGCGAAATGAGCGCCGCGATTCGCAACTTCGTCACCCCGCAACCGAAGCTGGGCCCGGGAGCCTGTCTCGACGCATCCTCGTCGGCCGTGGTTGGACAGATCGCGCCCCAACCGCGCCTGGCGGATGGACGTCTGATGGATGACGTCGTCGGATACCGGTTTGCACTCGTCGTGTTGCCCGAATTTCTCGCCGGACGTGACGACATTGCCGATCGTGCTGAACGGGCGGGGGTCCAGATCGTCAGCGACGGGGATGCGGTGAATGCGTGGTTAGTGGTAACAGGCGCCGCAGCGGTACTGATCCGTCCTGACCGCTATGTGTACGGCGTCGCACATGACATCGCATCGTTGAACAGCTTGCTCGAACACGCATTCCCTGCACTGCAGACAGCCTGTGCGTAA
- a CDS encoding fumarylacetoacetate hydrolase family protein — protein MKLVSFSTHQGPSFGTVRDDSVFDLGKRLNGRYADLKALIAADALDEAVQAAQGAQGDYLLAAVTLLPVIPNPGQIFCVGLNYAEHVKETHRETTEQPVIFMRLPASQVGHGQPMLRPPESQQFDYEGEIAVILGRGGRRIAEANAWNHVAGYACYNDGSVRDWQRHTTQWGPGKNFYRTGAFGPWMVTSDEIEPNALMTVVTRLNGQEVQRATTQMLIHGIAKQIAYLSTFTPLAPGDVIVTGTPGGVGAKRNPPLFMKPGDRVEVEVDRIGVLSNPIADEA, from the coding sequence ATGAAACTCGTCAGCTTTTCTACCCATCAAGGCCCCTCCTTCGGCACCGTTCGCGACGACAGCGTGTTTGACCTCGGCAAACGCCTGAACGGCCGTTACGCCGACCTGAAGGCACTGATCGCCGCTGACGCACTGGATGAGGCTGTCCAAGCGGCCCAAGGCGCTCAGGGCGACTACCTATTGGCGGCAGTGACGCTTCTGCCGGTGATTCCCAATCCCGGGCAGATATTCTGCGTGGGCCTCAACTACGCGGAGCACGTCAAGGAAACCCATCGCGAAACCACCGAGCAGCCCGTGATCTTCATGCGGCTTCCGGCTTCGCAAGTGGGCCATGGGCAGCCAATGTTGCGTCCGCCCGAGTCGCAACAGTTCGACTACGAGGGCGAAATCGCCGTGATTCTCGGGCGCGGTGGGCGGCGCATCGCTGAAGCCAACGCATGGAATCACGTCGCCGGGTACGCCTGTTACAACGATGGTTCAGTGCGTGACTGGCAGCGTCACACCACCCAGTGGGGACCGGGCAAGAACTTCTATCGCACGGGCGCCTTCGGACCGTGGATGGTGACGAGCGACGAGATCGAGCCGAACGCGCTCATGACCGTCGTCACTCGCCTGAACGGGCAGGAAGTGCAACGCGCGACCACGCAGATGCTGATTCACGGCATCGCCAAGCAGATCGCCTACTTGTCGACCTTCACGCCGCTCGCACCGGGCGACGTCATCGTCACCGGCACGCCCGGCGGCGTCGGTGCAAAGCGTAATCCGCCGTTGTTCATGAAGCCCGGCGACCGGGTCGAAGTCGAAGTAGACCGGATTGGCGTCCTCTCCAATCCGATTGCCGACGAAGCCTAA
- a CDS encoding VOC family protein has protein sequence MEGTKKARRGLSLSHMGFYVSDMARVEDFYSRVLEFTVTDRGTLQAPHGEMRLVFLSRDPAVHHQIVLASGRPEHLAFNPINQISFEADSLDTLRQFHARFVSEGLQEISPVTHGNAISIYVRDPEGNRLEIFIDTPWYVDQPMRVPVDFDLPDAELMAAVEHHASALPGFRSRTDWQAEMAVRMGLV, from the coding sequence ATGGAAGGTACGAAGAAAGCGCGACGCGGGCTATCGCTGAGCCATATGGGCTTCTACGTGAGCGACATGGCACGGGTGGAAGACTTCTATTCGCGGGTGCTGGAGTTCACCGTGACGGATCGTGGGACGCTGCAGGCGCCGCACGGCGAAATGCGGTTGGTGTTCCTGAGCCGTGATCCCGCGGTTCATCACCAGATCGTGCTTGCGAGCGGTCGGCCGGAGCACCTGGCGTTCAATCCGATCAATCAGATTTCGTTCGAAGCGGACAGTCTTGACACGCTCAGGCAGTTTCACGCGCGCTTTGTCTCGGAAGGTTTGCAAGAGATCAGCCCCGTCACGCATGGCAACGCGATTTCGATCTATGTGCGCGACCCCGAGGGCAACCGGCTGGAGATCTTCATCGACACGCCCTGGTACGTCGATCAACCGATGCGGGTACCGGTCGATTTTGACTTGCCTGACGCGGAACTGATGGCGGCCGTTGAGCACCACGCGAGTGCGCTGCCGGGATTCAGGTCACGAACCGATTGGCAGGCCGAGATGGCCGTGCGCATGGGCCTTGTCTAA